From a region of the Haloferax volcanii DS2 genome:
- a CDS encoding tRNA (guanine(26)-N(2))-dimethyltransferase, with protein MHVSEGGVEIEVPDARDGASAGTGDDVFYNPTQELNRDITAAVLRAFREREPRAESYLDAMAASGIRGVRAAAEGYDVTCADLDADAVELAQSNLDRAGNGGEAVHRNANALMYDEVFDVVDLDPFGTPMPFADPTFANTRDLVCVTATDTAPLCGAHQKSGIRKYGCLPQNTDYHPEMGLRTLLGAMVRTAARYDKAAVPILSHATRHYARAYLELDERATKADELLESTGFVYHCEDCLHREAERSLVAHPPEACANCDSTRILEAGPIWLGPVSEPAFAGAVRDEVTEDFGTAKRARKLLDTLAVELDTPTHFDQHRLCKLWGRSASKMETFLETLRDAGYDATPAHYHGTAFKTDATVAEIREVTAALDPEA; from the coding sequence ATGCACGTGAGCGAGGGAGGCGTCGAAATCGAGGTTCCCGACGCCCGCGACGGGGCGTCAGCGGGGACCGGCGACGATGTCTTCTACAACCCCACACAGGAGTTGAACCGGGACATCACCGCGGCCGTCCTCCGCGCCTTCCGCGAGCGCGAACCCCGCGCCGAGAGCTACCTCGACGCGATGGCCGCCTCGGGCATCCGGGGCGTCCGCGCCGCCGCCGAGGGCTACGACGTGACCTGCGCCGACCTCGACGCCGACGCCGTCGAACTCGCCCAGTCGAACCTCGACCGCGCCGGCAACGGCGGCGAGGCGGTCCACCGCAACGCCAACGCCCTCATGTACGACGAGGTCTTCGACGTGGTCGACCTCGACCCCTTCGGCACGCCGATGCCCTTCGCCGACCCCACGTTCGCCAACACCCGCGACCTCGTCTGCGTCACCGCCACCGACACCGCCCCGCTGTGCGGCGCACACCAGAAAAGCGGCATCCGAAAGTACGGCTGTCTCCCGCAGAACACCGACTACCACCCCGAGATGGGGCTTCGAACCCTCCTCGGCGCGATGGTCCGCACCGCCGCCCGCTACGACAAGGCGGCCGTCCCGATTCTCTCGCACGCGACGCGTCACTACGCGCGGGCGTATCTCGAACTCGACGAGCGGGCGACGAAGGCCGACGAACTCCTCGAATCGACCGGCTTCGTCTACCACTGCGAGGACTGCCTCCACCGCGAGGCCGAGCGCTCGCTGGTCGCCCACCCGCCCGAGGCGTGCGCTAACTGCGACTCGACCCGGATTCTCGAAGCCGGCCCCATCTGGCTCGGTCCCGTCTCCGAACCGGCGTTCGCCGGGGCCGTCCGCGACGAGGTGACAGAGGACTTCGGCACCGCGAAACGCGCCCGAAAGCTCCTCGACACGCTCGCGGTCGAACTCGACACGCCGACCCACTTCGACCAGCACCGCCTCTGTAAGCTCTGGGGCCGGTCGGCCTCGAAGATGGAGACGTTCCTCGAAACCCTCCGCGACGCCGGCTACGACGCCACCCCCGCCCACTACCACGGCACCGCGTTCAAGACCGACGCGACGGTCGCTGAGATACGCGAGGTGACCGCCGCGCTCGACCCCGAGGCCTGA
- a CDS encoding YihY/virulence factor BrkB family protein, producing MSANIRTAVPVARAVVDTIREKEISFLAASISYYALVSLIPLLVLGVVVATAVGGAALQAQLQTLVEQYLVPTGQGLVEEALSDRTGQGSVGAVGLGLTVWGALKLFRGLDIAFSRIYGSEAGGLLDQLRDGAIALASIGVGTIGVAVLTALLGLLDVPFLQLLSPLLLLLTLCAAFFPLYYVFPDADLSPRQVVPGTVFAAVGWTLLGVGFGIYASVAGASVAGALGTLLLLVTWFYFSGLILISGAVVNAVLAGVGGDASPAEPRDPPGGPRGVDRQVQHTGGRHDARTDMSDDRGDTDGPRTEDADDAETGASVSPRGAPDIEELESQVEELRADLDAFEDDVTDRTVEKPKLEAELKRYVRRRMRRGKARGWGPYLVLGYGVVLTLGAFHYLQSDLIAVVAMLIIFLSTLGLYVLFVIFGIGLSALGVPGRAIDAVRKRRG from the coding sequence GTGAGCGCCAACATCCGAACCGCCGTTCCCGTCGCGCGGGCGGTCGTCGACACGATTCGGGAGAAGGAAATCTCGTTTCTCGCGGCCAGCATCTCGTACTACGCGCTCGTCTCGCTGATTCCGCTTCTCGTCCTCGGCGTCGTCGTCGCCACCGCCGTCGGCGGCGCGGCGTTGCAGGCACAACTCCAGACGCTCGTCGAACAGTACCTCGTTCCGACGGGCCAGGGCCTCGTCGAGGAGGCGCTTTCCGACCGAACCGGGCAGGGAAGCGTCGGGGCGGTGGGCCTCGGGCTGACGGTGTGGGGCGCGCTGAAGCTCTTTCGCGGCCTCGACATCGCCTTCTCGCGCATCTACGGCTCGGAGGCGGGCGGCCTCCTCGACCAGCTCCGCGACGGCGCAATCGCCCTCGCCAGCATCGGCGTCGGCACCATCGGCGTCGCGGTGCTGACCGCGCTGCTCGGCCTCCTTGACGTGCCGTTTCTCCAACTGCTCTCGCCGCTTTTGCTGTTGCTCACGCTCTGTGCGGCGTTCTTCCCGCTGTACTACGTCTTCCCCGACGCCGACCTCTCGCCGCGACAGGTCGTGCCGGGGACCGTCTTCGCGGCCGTCGGCTGGACCCTCCTCGGGGTCGGCTTCGGCATCTACGCGTCGGTGGCCGGCGCGTCGGTCGCGGGCGCGCTCGGGACGCTCCTGTTGCTCGTGACGTGGTTTTACTTCTCGGGGCTCATCCTGATTTCCGGCGCGGTCGTCAACGCGGTCCTCGCGGGGGTCGGGGGCGACGCGTCGCCCGCAGAACCGCGTGACCCGCCGGGGGGACCGCGCGGAGTGGACCGGCAGGTACAACATACGGGAGGCCGACATGACGCTCGTACGGATATGAGCGACGACCGAGGTGACACCGATGGGCCGCGGACGGAGGACGCCGACGACGCGGAGACCGGCGCGTCCGTCTCCCCGCGCGGCGCTCCCGACATCGAGGAGCTGGAATCGCAGGTCGAGGAACTTCGGGCCGACCTCGACGCGTTCGAGGACGACGTGACCGACCGGACGGTCGAAAAGCCCAAGCTCGAAGCCGAGTTGAAGCGCTACGTCCGCCGCCGGATGCGCCGCGGCAAGGCCCGCGGGTGGGGTCCCTACCTCGTGCTCGGCTACGGCGTCGTCCTCACGCTCGGCGCGTTTCACTACCTCCAGTCGGACCTCATCGCGGTCGTCGCCATGCTCATCATCTTCCTATCGACGCTCGGACTCTACGTCCTATTCGTCATCTTCGGCATCGGCCTGAGCGCCCTCGGCGTCCCCGGGCGCGCCATCGACGCGGTCCGCAAACGCCGCGGCTGA
- a CDS encoding phosphatase PAP2 family protein, with protein sequence MFRSALSLQTRGFGELVLADAPDALVFLFGLVTQLGDQWFFFVAFTSLYWLCRPRITARPRRTAASFVGLALGSLALVTALKVGFALPRPPTAAVAAAPAWPSPLSDLFVSFTTDDGFGFPSGHALGTTVVYGAAVSLLDVWDRRRRLVAAAVVVGIVSLSRVFLGVHYGVDIVVGVLLGLGFLKAVSVVAAADDPDATGHLDPARLFAIAAGLSVLALAVVFATGLSGHTENAAAALGGSLGGLFGWTRLAGHESLPTLSPPVALVAFLGAGGLWVGVDVADASVPVTVLVTAAVVAFILVAPRIQGRLGLGNGATRRAD encoded by the coding sequence ATGTTCCGGTCCGCGCTTTCGCTTCAGACCCGCGGGTTCGGGGAGTTGGTGCTCGCGGACGCCCCGGACGCGCTCGTCTTCCTGTTCGGTCTCGTCACCCAACTCGGAGACCAGTGGTTCTTCTTCGTCGCGTTCACCTCGCTGTACTGGCTCTGTCGGCCCCGAATCACGGCGCGCCCGCGGCGAACCGCGGCCTCCTTCGTCGGCCTCGCGCTCGGGTCGCTGGCGCTCGTCACCGCGCTGAAAGTCGGATTCGCCCTGCCGCGACCGCCGACCGCGGCCGTCGCCGCCGCGCCCGCGTGGCCGTCGCCGCTTTCGGACCTGTTCGTCTCGTTCACGACGGACGACGGCTTCGGGTTCCCGAGCGGCCACGCCCTCGGGACGACCGTCGTCTACGGGGCCGCGGTCTCGCTTCTCGACGTGTGGGACCGTCGCCGCCGGCTCGTCGCCGCGGCGGTCGTCGTCGGCATCGTCTCGCTCTCGCGGGTCTTCCTCGGCGTCCACTACGGTGTCGACATCGTCGTCGGCGTCCTCCTTGGCCTCGGCTTCCTGAAGGCGGTGTCCGTGGTCGCCGCCGCGGACGACCCCGACGCGACCGGCCATCTCGACCCGGCGCGCCTGTTCGCCATCGCGGCCGGCCTCAGCGTCCTCGCGCTCGCGGTGGTGTTCGCCACGGGTCTCTCCGGGCACACCGAAAACGCCGCGGCGGCGCTCGGCGGGTCGCTCGGCGGTCTCTTCGGCTGGACGCGACTCGCCGGCCACGAGTCGCTCCCGACGCTGTCGCCGCCGGTCGCGCTCGTCGCGTTCCTCGGCGCGGGCGGCCTCTGGGTCGGCGTCGACGTTGCCGACGCCTCGGTTCCGGTGACGGTGCTCGTCACCGCGGCGGTGGTCGCGTTCATCCTCGTCGCGCCGCGGATACAGGGCCGACTCGGGCTCGGAAACGGAGCGACCCGGCGCGCCGACTGA
- the glnA gene encoding type I glutamate--ammonia ligase has product MTEDNALTDGGLSDEAQAVIDEIEEKNVDFLRLQFTDILGTVKNVSIPASQAEKAFTEGIYFDGSSIDGFVRIQESDMRLEPDPSTFAVLPWRKKENSAAGRLICDVFNTSTGEPFSGDPRGVLKRAIERAEELGYDVNVAPEPEFFLFEEDEDGRATTVTNDAGGYFDLAPKDLASDVRRDIIYGLESMGFDIEASHHEVAEGQHEINFTYDDALSTADNVATFRSVVRAIAAEHDLHATFMPKPIPRINGSGMHTHISLFKDGENAFHDGDDEFDLSDTAKSFVAGILDHAPAITAVADPTVNSYKRLVPGYEAPVYIAWSDRNRSALIRKPAARTPAASRIEARFPDPSCNPYLAFAALIHAGLDGVEKGLDCPDPVRENIYEFDEAKREEYGIETLPKDLGGAVDALEEDEVIQEALGDHVFEKFVEAKRSEFKDYLVDVSQWELDRYLETF; this is encoded by the coding sequence ATGACGGAAGACAACGCACTCACCGACGGCGGCCTGAGCGACGAGGCACAGGCAGTCATCGACGAAATCGAAGAGAAGAACGTCGACTTCCTCCGACTCCAGTTCACCGACATTCTCGGAACGGTGAAGAACGTCTCCATCCCGGCTTCGCAGGCCGAGAAGGCGTTCACCGAGGGCATCTACTTCGACGGTTCCTCCATCGACGGCTTCGTGCGCATCCAGGAGTCCGACATGCGCCTCGAACCCGACCCGTCGACGTTCGCCGTCCTCCCGTGGCGGAAGAAGGAAAACAGCGCCGCCGGCCGTCTCATCTGTGACGTGTTCAACACGTCCACCGGCGAGCCCTTCAGCGGCGACCCGCGTGGCGTCCTCAAGCGCGCTATCGAGCGCGCCGAGGAACTCGGCTATGACGTGAACGTCGCTCCCGAACCGGAGTTCTTCCTGTTCGAAGAAGACGAAGACGGCCGCGCGACGACCGTCACGAACGACGCCGGCGGCTACTTCGACCTCGCCCCGAAGGACCTCGCGTCCGACGTGCGCCGCGACATCATCTACGGCCTCGAAAGCATGGGCTTCGACATCGAAGCCTCGCACCACGAGGTCGCCGAGGGTCAGCACGAGATTAACTTCACGTACGACGACGCCCTCTCGACGGCCGACAACGTCGCAACGTTCCGGTCCGTCGTCCGCGCCATCGCGGCCGAACACGACCTCCACGCGACGTTCATGCCCAAGCCAATCCCGCGCATCAACGGCTCCGGCATGCACACGCACATCTCGCTGTTCAAGGACGGCGAGAACGCGTTCCACGACGGCGACGACGAGTTCGACCTGAGCGACACGGCCAAGAGCTTCGTCGCGGGCATCCTCGACCACGCGCCCGCCATCACGGCGGTCGCTGACCCGACGGTCAACTCCTACAAGCGCCTCGTCCCCGGCTACGAAGCGCCGGTCTACATCGCGTGGTCCGACCGCAACCGCTCGGCGCTCATCCGCAAGCCGGCCGCCCGCACGCCGGCCGCCTCGCGCATCGAGGCCCGCTTCCCCGACCCGTCCTGTAACCCGTACCTCGCGTTCGCCGCGCTCATCCACGCCGGTCTCGACGGCGTCGAGAAGGGCCTCGACTGCCCCGACCCGGTCCGCGAGAACATCTACGAGTTCGACGAGGCAAAGCGCGAAGAGTACGGCATCGAGACGCTCCCGAAGGACCTCGGCGGCGCCGTCGACGCCCTCGAAGAGGACGAAGTCATCCAGGAGGCCCTGGGCGACCACGTCTTCGAGAAGTTCGTCGAAGCCAAGCGCTCCGAGTTCAAGGACTACCTCGTCGACGTCTCCCAGTGGGAGCTCGACCGGTACCTCGAGACGTTCTAA
- the lrp gene encoding HTH-type transcriptional regulator Lrp: MTYENLDAKLINALLGDGRASLRSLAEELDVSVTTVSNHLRDLEDEGVIEGYTPRVNYDALGYDVTAVIQLKVEGSALPEITERLRAEKQMISVYEVTGDYDIIAIGKFRDTDGMNTQIKKLLTDADIRESNTSVVLNAVTENEQFDLDLEE; this comes from the coding sequence ATGACGTACGAAAACCTCGACGCGAAGCTCATCAATGCGCTCCTCGGCGACGGTCGAGCGAGTCTGCGAAGCCTCGCCGAAGAGCTCGACGTGTCGGTGACGACCGTCTCGAACCACCTGCGAGACCTCGAAGACGAAGGCGTCATCGAGGGCTACACGCCGCGGGTGAACTACGACGCGCTCGGCTACGACGTGACCGCGGTCATCCAACTCAAAGTCGAGGGCTCCGCGCTCCCCGAGATTACAGAGCGCCTCCGCGCCGAAAAGCAGATGATTTCGGTGTACGAGGTCACCGGCGACTACGACATCATCGCCATCGGCAAGTTCCGCGACACCGACGGCATGAACACGCAGATCAAGAAACTGCTCACCGACGCGGACATCCGCGAGTCCAACACCTCGGTCGTGCTCAACGCCGTCACCGAAAACGAGCAGTTCGACCTCGACCTCGAAGAGTAA
- a CDS encoding aminopeptidase produces MDPRIREHARTIVDHSTSVEAGDNVVVSAPSVAEDLVTAIHELLGDRGANVVAMDANPRFTRAFLRAGDDDYETPEHVLALYEETDVIIRVRGETNATEQSDVPPETNAAYKRAYKPVQGEMLSKRWCLTQYPAKGSAQLAGMSTEAYENFVYDAVTLDWDAQGELQQQLVDILNDGDEVRITSGDETDVTMSIAGNTAINDTAEHNLPGGEVFTAPVRDSVNGEVHFDLPLYRQGREVSGVRVRFEDGEVVDYSAEGNEEVLDGVFDTDEGARYLGELGIGMNRGIDQFTYNMLFDEKMGDTVHMAVGSAYPETVGADNELNESAEHVDMIVDMSEDSVIEVDGEVVQRDGTFVFEDGF; encoded by the coding sequence ATGGACCCGCGCATCCGCGAGCACGCACGAACCATCGTCGACCACTCCACGAGCGTCGAGGCCGGCGACAACGTCGTCGTCTCCGCGCCCTCGGTGGCCGAGGACCTCGTCACGGCCATCCACGAACTGCTCGGCGACCGCGGCGCGAACGTCGTCGCGATGGACGCGAACCCGCGGTTCACCCGCGCGTTCCTCCGCGCCGGCGACGACGACTACGAGACGCCCGAGCACGTGCTGGCGCTTTACGAGGAGACCGACGTCATCATCCGCGTCCGCGGCGAGACGAACGCGACCGAACAGAGCGACGTGCCGCCGGAGACGAACGCCGCGTACAAGCGCGCCTACAAACCCGTGCAGGGCGAGATGCTCTCGAAGCGCTGGTGTCTCACCCAGTACCCCGCGAAGGGGAGCGCCCAGCTCGCGGGCATGAGCACCGAAGCCTACGAGAACTTCGTCTACGACGCCGTCACCCTCGACTGGGACGCGCAGGGCGAACTCCAACAGCAGTTGGTCGACATCCTCAACGACGGCGACGAGGTCCGCATCACGTCGGGCGACGAGACCGACGTGACGATGAGCATCGCCGGCAACACCGCCATCAACGACACGGCCGAACACAACCTCCCCGGCGGCGAGGTGTTCACCGCGCCCGTGAGGGACTCCGTGAACGGCGAGGTCCACTTCGACCTGCCGCTGTACCGGCAGGGCCGCGAGGTCTCCGGCGTCCGCGTCCGCTTCGAGGACGGCGAGGTCGTCGACTACTCCGCCGAGGGCAACGAGGAGGTCTTAGACGGCGTGTTCGACACCGACGAGGGCGCGCGCTATCTCGGCGAACTCGGCATCGGCATGAACCGCGGCATCGACCAGTTCACCTACAACATGCTGTTCGACGAGAAGATGGGCGACACCGTCCACATGGCCGTCGGCTCGGCGTACCCCGAGACGGTCGGCGCGGACAACGAACTCAACGAGAGCGCCGAGCACGTCGACATGATCGTCGATATGTCCGAGGACTCGGTCATCGAGGTCGACGGCGAGGTCGTCCAGCGAGACGGCACGTTCGTCTTCGAAGACGGGTTCTGA
- a CDS encoding threonine aldolase family protein, whose protein sequence is MIDLRSDTVTLPSDEMREAARDAAVGDDVYGDDPTVNELEARAAELVGKEAALFVPSGTMGNQIAARVHADPGQEALVDEKAHVYEWEVGGFAQLSGLQVRAYDAGERAAPTPAQVRDHAREESLHVAGTGVLCLENTHNARGGVAVPKADIDAAADAARDLGIPVHLDGARLFNACVALDEDPTAMVERVDTVMCCLSKGLGAPVGSMLAGPEAFIEEAVRVRKQFGGGMRQAGLIAAPGLVALDNVDRLADDHANATVLAEGLDAVSGLSVPTPDTNIVVVDSEGAGLTAEEFVELCDDVGVLGGTFGQYHTRFTTNLNVSRADVERAVDLVADAVESR, encoded by the coding sequence ATGATTGACCTCCGAAGCGACACCGTCACGCTCCCGTCAGACGAGATGCGCGAGGCCGCCCGCGACGCCGCCGTCGGTGACGACGTGTACGGCGACGACCCGACCGTGAACGAACTCGAAGCGCGCGCCGCCGAACTCGTCGGCAAGGAGGCCGCGCTGTTCGTGCCGTCGGGGACGATGGGCAACCAAATCGCCGCCCGCGTCCACGCCGACCCCGGGCAAGAGGCGCTCGTGGACGAGAAGGCGCACGTCTACGAGTGGGAGGTCGGCGGCTTCGCCCAACTGTCGGGCTTGCAGGTCCGCGCCTACGACGCCGGCGAGCGCGCCGCGCCGACGCCCGCGCAGGTCCGCGACCACGCCCGCGAGGAGTCGCTTCACGTCGCCGGCACGGGCGTCCTGTGTCTCGAAAACACCCACAACGCCCGCGGCGGCGTCGCGGTTCCGAAGGCCGATATCGACGCCGCGGCCGACGCCGCCCGCGACCTCGGGATTCCCGTCCACCTCGACGGCGCGCGCCTGTTCAACGCCTGCGTCGCCCTCGACGAGGACCCGACGGCGATGGTCGAGCGCGTCGACACGGTGATGTGCTGTCTCTCGAAGGGCCTCGGCGCGCCCGTCGGCTCGATGCTCGCCGGTCCCGAGGCGTTCATCGAGGAGGCCGTCCGCGTCAGAAAGCAGTTCGGCGGCGGTATGCGTCAGGCCGGGCTCATCGCCGCGCCGGGGCTCGTCGCGCTCGACAACGTCGACCGCCTCGCGGACGACCACGCGAACGCGACGGTCCTCGCCGAGGGTCTCGACGCCGTTTCCGGACTGTCGGTGCCGACGCCCGACACGAACATCGTCGTCGTCGACTCCGAAGGTGCCGGGCTGACGGCCGAGGAGTTTGTCGAACTGTGCGACGATGTTGGCGTCCTCGGCGGCACGTTCGGCCAGTACCACACCCGCTTTACGACGAATCTGAACGTCTCGCGTGCGGACGTGGAGCGCGCGGTCGACCTCGTCGCCGACGCGGTCGAATCGCGGTAG
- a CDS encoding cation diffusion facilitator family transporter, whose protein sequence is MAGSTSVVVAALFANGVIAVLKFLGYLATGSPSMLSETYHSISDTGNQVFLLIGIRDSKRGETQSHPFGHGKSQFFYSFLVSVMLFGIAGWESAKHGYDALMHPGHGGGGEALVLLGFEIEPVLVNVAILLGAIAFESYAFLKANAELRRQIEEYEWSGLVEAFRETSDVTTLTAFTEDTVALVGAVLALAGIGLTELTGNELFDAGAALLIGILLMGFAIALAWENKRLLIGESVPVDEEQALRDIVKNDPRVVHIDHFRASYVGPEKLLVALDVSFDPELDTEELDDHITEIEDELKAADDRVHFVYIEPEL, encoded by the coding sequence ATGGCAGGCAGTACGTCCGTCGTCGTCGCCGCGCTCTTCGCGAACGGGGTGATTGCGGTCCTCAAGTTCCTCGGCTATCTCGCGACCGGGAGTCCCTCCATGCTCTCCGAAACGTATCACTCCATCTCCGACACCGGCAACCAGGTGTTTCTCCTCATCGGCATCCGCGACAGCAAGCGCGGCGAGACGCAGTCGCACCCCTTCGGCCACGGGAAGTCGCAGTTCTTCTACTCGTTTCTCGTCTCCGTGATGCTGTTCGGCATCGCCGGCTGGGAGTCGGCCAAACACGGCTACGACGCCCTGATGCACCCCGGCCACGGCGGGGGCGGCGAGGCGCTCGTCCTGCTCGGATTCGAAATCGAGCCCGTGTTGGTCAACGTCGCCATCCTCCTCGGGGCGATTGCCTTCGAGAGCTACGCCTTCCTGAAGGCGAACGCGGAACTCCGCCGGCAGATAGAAGAATACGAGTGGAGCGGCCTCGTCGAGGCCTTCCGAGAGACGAGCGACGTGACGACGCTCACGGCGTTCACGGAGGACACCGTCGCCCTCGTCGGCGCGGTGCTCGCGCTCGCCGGCATCGGCCTCACCGAGCTCACGGGCAACGAGCTGTTCGACGCCGGCGCGGCGCTCCTCATCGGGATACTGCTCATGGGCTTCGCCATCGCGCTCGCGTGGGAGAACAAACGCCTGCTCATCGGTGAGAGCGTCCCCGTGGACGAAGAACAGGCGCTCCGCGACATCGTCAAAAACGACCCGCGAGTCGTCCACATCGACCACTTCCGCGCGAGCTACGTCGGCCCCGAGAAGCTGCTCGTCGCCCTCGACGTGAGCTTCGACCCCGAACTCGACACCGAGGAACTGGACGACCACATCACCGAAATCGAGGACGAACTCAAGGCGGCCGACGACCGGGTGCACTTCGTCTACATCGAACCCGAGTTGTAA
- a CDS encoding metallophosphoesterase gives MLVVVSDTHSTDGHRLTDRTLDAVREADLVVHAGDFMRESVLDAFVDEADSFLAVYGNNDGSEIRDRIPAARNVIYGGVEFAVTHTRRGGNTALSMFGRERGADAVVFGHSHRPGFHGTGPIPLLNPGSHAQPRGNRKAHAELEELPDGGLRGRLVTVDGETFETFRIVPDE, from the coding sequence ATGCTCGTCGTCGTCTCCGACACCCACAGCACGGACGGTCATCGCCTGACCGACAGAACCCTCGACGCGGTCCGCGAGGCCGACCTCGTCGTCCACGCGGGCGACTTCATGCGCGAGTCCGTCCTCGACGCGTTCGTCGACGAGGCCGACAGCTTCCTCGCGGTGTACGGCAACAACGACGGCTCCGAGATTCGCGACCGGATTCCCGCGGCGCGGAACGTCATCTACGGCGGCGTCGAGTTCGCGGTGACGCACACCCGCCGCGGCGGGAACACCGCGCTGTCGATGTTCGGCCGCGAGCGCGGGGCCGACGCGGTCGTCTTCGGGCACAGCCACCGGCCGGGTTTCCACGGCACCGGGCCGATTCCGCTCCTCAACCCGGGGAGCCACGCCCAACCGCGGGGCAACCGCAAGGCGCACGCGGAACTGGAGGAACTGCCGGACGGCGGCCTCCGCGGGCGACTCGTCACGGTCGACGGCGAGACGTTCGAGACGTTCCGTATCGTCCCCGACGAATAG
- a CDS encoding ArsR/SmtB family transcription factor — MADLIPSSPGDPDDDRDDRDPKVIGLDSDEADDLLGAISSSTARTVLASLHESPATPSDLAAEIDTSLQNVQYHLGNLSEAGLIEVADTRYSEKGREMNVYTPADRALVVVAGREDETKGLKGALTRLIGGVGVLGIGAAVVNRLARAGSMLPFGLGGSTGGAGDSGAGQSGGSGADLNATRTADSANATPATAETASTPTRTATETATTDGGGGFSIAEATTTADSTTQTAEATRTAVESTPTVTEAAQTATETVTATPTQTPVPDTTAAQTATETAARVTSGSGGLAETIGTLSPGTLFFLGGLTVLLAWVAVGVLRD, encoded by the coding sequence ATGGCCGACCTCATCCCCTCCAGCCCGGGCGACCCGGACGACGACCGGGACGACCGAGACCCCAAGGTCATCGGCCTCGACAGCGACGAGGCGGACGACCTCCTCGGCGCAATCTCCTCGTCGACCGCCCGGACGGTCCTCGCGTCGCTCCACGAGTCGCCGGCGACGCCCTCCGACCTCGCCGCCGAAATCGACACGTCCCTCCAGAACGTCCAGTACCACCTCGGCAACCTCTCGGAAGCGGGCCTCATCGAAGTCGCGGACACGAGGTACTCCGAGAAGGGCCGCGAGATGAACGTCTACACGCCCGCTGACCGGGCGCTCGTCGTCGTCGCCGGGCGCGAAGACGAGACGAAGGGTCTGAAGGGCGCGCTCACGCGCCTCATCGGCGGCGTCGGCGTCCTCGGCATCGGCGCGGCCGTCGTGAACCGGCTCGCCCGTGCCGGGTCGATGCTTCCGTTCGGTCTCGGAGGCTCGACCGGCGGCGCGGGCGACTCCGGTGCCGGCCAGAGCGGCGGCTCGGGAGCCGACCTCAACGCGACCCGGACAGCCGATTCGGCGAACGCCACTCCCGCGACCGCCGAGACGGCATCGACCCCGACGAGGACGGCCACAGAGACGGCGACGACCGACGGCGGCGGTGGGTTCAGCATCGCCGAGGCGACCACGACCGCGGATTCGACGACGCAGACCGCGGAAGCGACCCGAACCGCGGTCGAGTCGACGCCGACCGTGACGGAAGCCGCGCAGACCGCGACGGAGACCGTGACCGCGACGCCGACGCAGACGCCGGTTCCGGACACGACGGCCGCGCAGACGGCCACGGAGACCGCGGCGCGGGTCACGTCCGGGTCGGGCGGACTCGCCGAGACCATCGGGACGCTATCGCCGGGGACGCTGTTCTTCCTCGGCGGGCTGACCGTGCTTCTCGCGTGGGTCGCGGTGGGCGTGCTGCGTGACTAA
- a CDS encoding DUF7859 family protein, producing MTDPLVVDGLVDFLAGNPVFVGLLAALLLFVFFGYLLVRRTLLGLSEGYDEARRR from the coding sequence ATGACCGACCCTTTGGTCGTAGACGGCCTCGTCGACTTTCTCGCGGGGAATCCCGTGTTCGTCGGGTTGCTCGCCGCGTTATTGCTTTTCGTCTTCTTCGGCTATCTCCTCGTCCGGCGGACGCTCCTCGGGCTGAGTGAGGGCTACGACGAGGCGCGCCGCCGCTGA